A portion of the Trichoplusia ni isolate ovarian cell line Hi5 chromosome 12, tn1, whole genome shotgun sequence genome contains these proteins:
- the LOC113499228 gene encoding uncharacterized protein LOC113499228 gives MKWSVVLLFVGAAVAVAEEVVLAKDCDVELCKLPDCRCSSTNIPGDLLPRDTPQFVTVTFDDGVNNLNIMTYREVLYNRKNSNGCPAGATFYVSHEYTNYQFVNELYNQGYEIALHSISHQTPQTYWATASYNSLKEEFADQRVLTSHFANIPMDAIKGVRLPFLQMSGDTSFQVMSDFGLVYDCSWITNNYSDPALWPYTLEYKSTQDCVVPPCPTASIPKTWVMPMVSWTDLNHTKCAMADTCYYTPELDDEAGWFQFILSNFERHYFSNRAPFGFYIHEWYLSTNPAVKAAMIRFLDVINNLSDVFMVNSAEVIDWVKDPVPVDQYREKTCKSWISSVCPPSSCGNVPATHNQNTYWMQICNVCPKVYPWLGNPLGLEPVTEAPEAL, from the exons ATGAAGTGGTCGGTGGTTTTGTTGTTTGTGGGTGCAGCTGTAGCAGTGGCTGAAGAAGTAGTCCTAGCTAAAGACTGTGATGTGGAACTGTGCAAGCTTCCTGACTGCAGATGTTCAAGTACCAATATTCCTGGTGATCTATTGCCAAGAGATACGCCACAG TTCGTCACAGTAACCTTTGACGATGGCGTGAACAACTTGAACATCATGACCTACCGCGAAGTTCTCTACAATCGTAAGAACTCTAACGGTTGCCCCGCCGGTGCCACCTTCTACGTAAGCCACGAGTACACTAACTATCAGTTCGTCAATGAGCTCTACAATCAGGGTTATGAGATTGCCCTCCACTCCATCAGCCATCAGACACCACAGACCTACTGGGCCACCGCCAGTTATAATAGCTTGAAGGAGGAGTTTGCTGACCAAAGAGTACTAACATCTCACTTTGCTAACATTCCTATGGATGCCATCAAGG GTGTCCGCCTCCCATTCCTGCAAATGTCTGGCGACACCAGCTTCCAAGTTATGTCTGACTTCGGCCTGGTTTACGACTGTTCCTGGATCACCAACAACTACTCTGACCCTGCTCTTTGGCCATACACCCTAGAGTACAAATCAACCCAGGACTGCGTAGTGCCTCCATGCCCAACTGCCTCCATCCCTAAGACTTGGGTAATGCCCATGGTCTCATGGACTGACTTGAACCACACCAAGTGCGCAATGGCCGATACTTGCTACTACAC TCCTGAACTCGATGATGAAGCCGGCTGGTTCCAGTTCATCCTCTCAAACTTCGAACGTCACTACTTCAGCAACCGAGCTCCTTTCGGCTTCTACATCCACGAGTGGTACCTCTCCACCAACCCAGCTGTCAAGGCTGCCATGATAAGGTTCTTGGATGTCATCAACAACTTGAGTGATGTTTTCATG GTAAACTCCGCCGAAGTCATCGATTGGGTAAAGGACCCAGTTCCCGTTGACCAGTACAGAGAAAAGACCTGCAAATCATGGATCTCATCTGTCTGTCCTCCTAGCAGCTGCGGAAATGTACCCGCTACGCACAACCAA AACACCTACTGGATGCAGATTTGCAACGTGTGCCCGAAGGTATACCCTTGGCTAGGCAATCCTCTTGGACTGGAGCCTGTAACTGAAGCACCTGaagctttataa
- the LOC113499229 gene encoding uncharacterized protein LOC113499229, protein MKLLGLLALLLVASVYADDEDDGLAKDCDPEVCVLPNCRCSSTNIPGGLSPRDTPQFVSVTFDDAVNVVNILDYRELLYNRKNKNGCPAGATFFVSHEYTNYQHVNELYNNGFEIALHSISHQTPPAYWAEATEEILEKEIGEQRILMSHFANIPFTSIKGVRMPFLQLAGDNSFKVMAKNNLLYDLSWPTVAHTNPGLWPYSLDYKSTHDCIIGPCPTASIPNVWVFPMVSWTDLAGFPCSMVDACFQPPADDDEEGWLRFILTNFERHYFGNRAPFGFYAHQPLISQEKPAIRRAFSRFLDIINNLDDVFMVNAEQVIDWVKNPVPVDEYKKQSCYHFVPSLCPQFSCGNLQSSHNPTNAYWMQTCNVCPATYPWVNNPLGQ, encoded by the exons GTGTTCTACCCAACTGCAGATGTTCGAGCACAAACATTCCCGGAGGATTAAGTCCAAGAGATACGCCTCAG TTCGTCTCCGTGACTTTCGATGACGCCGTCAACGTCGTTAACATCTTGGACTACCGTGAGCTTCTCTACAACCGTAAGAACAAGAACGGCTGTCCCGCTGGAGCCACCTTCTTCGTCAGCCACGAGTACACCAACTACCAACACGTCAACGAGTTGTACAACAATGGATTTGAGATCGCTCTTCACTCAATCTCTCATCAAACACCTCCTGCTTACTGGGCGGAGGCCACCGAAGAAATCTTAGAAAAGGAAATTGGAGAGCAAAGAATTCTTATGTCTCACTTCGCAAACATTCCTTTTACTTCTATCAAGG GTGTCCGTATGCCTTTCCTTCAGCTGGCTGGTGACAATAGCTTCAAAGTAATGGCCAAAAACAACTTGCTGTATGACCTGTCTTGGCCCACTGTTGCCCACACCAACCCTGGTCTGTGGCCTTACTCCCTGGATTATAAATCAACCCACGACTGCATCATTGGACCCTGCCCTACCGCCTCTATTCCTAACGTGTGGGTCTTCCCCATGGTGTCTTGGACTGACCTGGCTGGATTCCCCTGTTCTATGGTTGACGCTTGCTTCCAACC TcctgctgatgatgatgaagaaggATGGTTGCGGTTCATCCTGACCAACTTTGAGAGGCATTACTTCGGTAACAGAGCTCCATTCGGTTTCTACGCTCACCAGCCCTTGATCAGCCAAGAAAAGCCGGCTATCCGCAGGGCCTTCAGTAGGTTCCTTGACATTATCAACAATTTGGATGATGTTTTCATG GTCAACGCTGAACAAGTCATCGACTGGGTAAAGAACCCGGTACCCGTCGACGAGTACAAGAAACAGAGCTGCTACCATTTCGTTCCCAGCCTTTGCCCTCAATTCAGCTGTGGAAACCTCCAGTCAAGTCATAATCCC acTAACGCCTACTGGATGCAGACCTGCAATGTTTGCCCGGCCACGTACCCATGGGTCAACAACCCTCTTGGACAGTAA